In a single window of the Platichthys flesus chromosome 5, fPlaFle2.1, whole genome shotgun sequence genome:
- the LOC133953442 gene encoding uncharacterized protein LOC133953442: protein MHSGKASPIIIYDREQLLSIGLMVKNTFSPPPTTNKGDYPWRGLPAVPGTRRRGRRKRGSRAGVLVRLRKRENRPPLPSILLANVQSLDNKLDELRSRMAFQRDIKFCNVMVFTETWLDPSIPDTAIVPKGVSIHRQDRTTNSGCTPDLEHLMIRCRPYYIQREFTSVILIAVYIPSSADTNQALDELHAVIDRTETSRPEAVFIVAGDFNNAKMRKVLPRYFQHISCPTRGANTPDHVYTPFRGAYKALPRPPFGKSDHVSVLLLPFYRQKVKRDRPVTRTIQQWTDQSDSALQDCFKTT from the exons ATGCACTCTGGTAAAGCGAGCCCTATCATCATATATGATAGAGAACAACTTCTGTCCATTGGTTTGAtggtaaaaaacactttttcaccgCCACCGACAACAAACAAGGGAGACTACCCATGGCGCGGTTTACCTGCTGTACCTGGAACACGGAGGCGAGGACGAAGGAAAAGAGGGTCGCGAGCCGGCGTCCTGGTCCGGCTGAGGAAACGTGAAAACCGGCCTCCTCTACCAAGCATTCTTCTTGCTAATGTCCAGTCCCTGGACAACAAGCTGGATGAACTTCGTAGCAGGATGGCGTTTCAACGGGACATCAAGTTTTGTAACGTGATGGTTTTCACGGAGACCTGGCTCGACCCCTCGATCCCGGACACCGCCATTGTTCCCAagggggtctccattcaccgccaggaccggacaacaaactcag gctgtactCCGGACCTGGAGCACCTAATGATCAGATGCCGTCCTTATTACATCCAGAGGGAGTTTACATCGGTCATTCTAATAGCAGTGTACATCCCGTCCAGCGCCGACACTAACCAggcactggacgagctgcatgcCGTGatcgacaggacagagacatcaCGGCCCGAGGCTGTGTTTATCGTGGCCGGGGATTTTAACAAcgccaagatgaggaaagtcctgccgAGATACTTCCAGCACATCAGCTGCCCGACGCGCGGAGCAAACACACCGGATCATGTTTACACTCCCTTCCGGGGTGCGTATAAggccctcccccgccccccattcggcaaatcagatcacgtttccgtcctgctgctgcctttctATAGGCAGAAAGTCAAGCGTGACAGACCGGTGACTCGGACCATCCAGCAGTGGACCGATCAATCAGActcggctcttcaggactgcttcaAAACAACATag